The genomic DNA CACGGGCAGCGTGAACCTGAACAATCCGATCATCACCGGACTGACGTCCACGTTCTTCTCCGCGCCAGTGTCCTGGGCGGTGGTGGTGGGCTTCATCGCCCTCTACGTGGGCACGACGATGGTGGAGCGGCGGCGGCGCGCGACGCTGGGCCTGCCGCTGGCGCCCATCCGCAACGTGGCCACCCGCATGGTCATCATCTGCGGCGCGGTGGTGGTGTCGGTGCTCATCTTCACCAATGACCGCGGCCTGCCCCTGGCCACGGTCATCTTCGCGGGCGTCATCCTGCTGATGGAACTCGGGCTCAAGGGCACGCGCTTTGGCCGCCACGTGTTCGCCGTGGGCGGCAACGCCGAGGCGGCGCGGCGCGCGGGCATCCGCGTGGACTTCATCCGCATCACCATCTTCACCCTGGGCTCCACCCTGGCGGCCGCGGGCGGCATGCTCGCCGCCTCGCGTCTGCTCGCGGTGAATCAGTCCTCGGGCAGCGGCGACGTGCTGCTCAACGCCATCGGCGCGGCGGTCATCGGCGGCACCAGCCTCTTCGGCGGGCGCGGCTCGGCCTGGTCCGCGCTGCTCGGCGCGCTCGTCATCGGCTCCATCTCCAACGGCATGGACCTGCTCGCCTTCTCCTCGTCGGTGAAGTTCATGGTGACGGGCTCGGTGCTGCTCGTGGCCGCCTCCATCGACGCGGTGTCCCGCCGCGGACGTCAGGCCGCCGGCCGGGCGTAGCACGGGAAGCGAATCCCAGGGCCGGCATCGCGGAGTCCTCGCGGTGCCGGCCCTTCTTCGTTTCAGTGCACCTCGCCCAGGTGCGCGTAGGTCTCGCTCTCGATCTGGATGGTGGTGTGATCGATGCCGAAGCGATCGTAGAGCTCGTGCTTCACCGCGGTGAGGATCTCGTCGTTGTTGCTGACCATGGGATCCTCCACCACCAGGTGCGCCGACAGCGCGTACATGCCGCTGGAGATGGTCCACACGTGCAGGTCGTGCACGTCGCGCACCCCCCGCACCTTGAGCAGCAGTTCCTTGAGCACGGCCATGTCCACGTGGGCGGGCACGGCCTCCAGGAGCACGTCCACCGCGTCGCGCACCAGTTGCACCGCGCCCACCACGATCACCACCGAGATGAGCGCGGAGATGAGCGCGTCCACCACGTACCAGCCGGTGAACCACATGATGCCGGCACCCACGAGCACGCCCACGCTGGACAGGGTGTCTCCGAGCACGTGCAGGAAGGCGCCGCGCACATTCATGGAATGAGAGCGGTGCAGGAAGCCCAGCGCCACCAGGTTGGCGATGAGGCCCACCGTGGCCACCACGGCCATGGGCCCCAGGCGCACCGGGGCGGGTGAGTTCATCCGCTCCCAGGCCTCCAGGAGGATGGCCACGGTGATGCCCAGCAGGAGCACGCCGTTGAGCAGCGCGCTGAGGATCTCCAGCCGGTAGTAGCCGTACGTCTTCTTGATGTCCGCGGGCTTGCTGGAGAACCACAGCGCCAACAGGCCCAGGCCCAGCGCGCTGATGTCCGTGAGCATGTGGCCCGCGTCCGAGAGCAGCGCCAGCGAGCCGGTCATGAACCCGCCCACCGCTTCCGCCACCGCAATGGTGCCCGTGAGCGCCAGCGCGCCGAGCAACCGGTTGCGGTCCTTTCGCCGCTCCTCCTTCAAGGAAGGATGGGGAGGCCTCGTGGGTTTTCCATGTCCGTGGCCGTGCCCATGGCCACCACAGGCCTCTCCAGCCGCGTGGTCATGGGTGTGGGGGGACGCATCGTGGGTGTGGGGAGGAGTAGTCACAATCGGATGATGTGCGACCACTCCACCACGGAGTGGCGCCGAGCGGATAAAGTCCAGAGACCTCGCAGGTTCAAGGTTTTCCCCTTGTTGAACATTCCCAAGGCACGGCACATGGACCGTGAAAGGCACCAGAACCTGCAGAGCATCATCATGCTCCGGGAAATCATCCGCAAGTGGTGGCGCGCGGAGTTGCACTTCGCCGACCGCCACGGGCAGGTGTTGGATTGGCAGCGCACGGAGGGACTCGCGTCCACGGCCAGTGCCTGCTGCCGGCTGGTGCGCGGATCGCGCGAGGGGCTGCGGCGCTGCAACCAGTCGGTGCGAGAGCTGCACGAGCAGTTCCTGGCCAACCGGCGCCTGCGCCGCGCGCTCGTGCATCCGTGCCACCTGCGATTGAACCTGGTGGGCGCGCCGCTCTACGTGCACGACGTCTACGAGGGCTTCCTGTTCGTGGAGGGGCTCTTGCGCGCGCCCCCGCCGGAGCGCGAGCGCGAGCGGCTTCAAGCCCAGCTGCGCGAATGGCAGCCCGGGACGCTCGACGTGGAGCGCACCGTGGAGCGCCTGCCCGTGCTGGATGACGAGAACCTGGAGAAGCTCACCGAGCTGCTCGAGTACGGCACGGGAGAGATCGCCGCCTACGAGGCCGAGCGGACCCGGGAGACGGAGCGGGCCGAGACCAGCGCGAGTCCAGAGGGCGGCGCGCACACCCGCTTCGGGCACATCATCGGCCGCTCGGCGGCCCTGCAGGAGGTCTTCAAGCTCCTGGAGAAGGTGTCCAACTCGGAGGCCACCGTGCTCATCAACGGCGAGTCGGGCACGGGCAAGGAGCTGGTGGCGCGCGCCATCCACGTCAATGGCCCCCGGAGCGACAAGGCATTCGTGGTGCAGAACTGCTCGGCCTTCAACGACAACCTGCTGGAGAGCGCCCTCTTCGGCCACATGCGCGGCGCCTTCACCGGAGCGGTGCGCGACAAGAAGGGCCTCTTCGAGGTGGCCGACGGCGGCACCTTCTTCCTCGACGAGGTGGGCGACATGTCCCCCGCCCTCCAGGTGAAGCTCCTGCGCGTGCTGCAGGAGGGCACCTTCCTGCCCGTGGGCGGCACCCAGCCGCGCGAGGTGGACGTGCGCGTCATCGCCGCCACCCACAAGGAGCTGGGCGAGATGGTCAAGCGCGGCGAGTTCCGCGAGGACCTGTACTACCGCATCAACGTCATCCGCGTGCACCTGCCCCCACTGCGCGAGCGCCGCGATGATCTGCCCCTGCTCGTGGACCACTTCCTGCGCAAGCACCACCGCGAGGGACAGCGCGCCCGGGGCCTGTCCCCCGAGGCGCTCGCCCTGCTCGGCCGCTACGCGTGGCCAGGCAACGTGCGTGAATTGGAGAACGAGATGGAGCGCTTGCTCGTCCTCGGCGGGGACCTGGAGTCGCTGCCCGCCGAGCTCATCTCCGGCCGCATCCGCGACGCGGTGGCCCCCGGGGGCACGTCCGCGCTCGCCACCCGCGCCACCGGCCGCCTGCACGAAGCCGTGGAAACACTCGAGCGGGAGATGATCCACCAGGGTTTGTTGCGTACTGGCAATAACAAGAGCCAGCTCGCCCGGGAGCTTGGCATCAGCCGCTCCAACCTTATCTTGAAGATCGCCCGTTACGGCCTCGAGCCGGGCCTTCCGCCCGACAGCGAGGCGGATGCATGAGCCCATGAGCCACTTCACCCGGCAGGACTTCCTCACCGTTCCCGATGGCGCGCCGCTGTACTACCAGGTGCGGGGCACGGGAGAGCCGGGTGTCGTCCTCTGCGATGGACTGGGCTGTGACGGCTTCGTCTGGAAGTACCTGGAGCCCCAGCTGGAGCGCGACCACCGGGTGCTGCGCTGGAATTACCGGGGCCATGGCCGCTCGGGCCTGCCCACGCGCCGCCAGCGCATCGGCATGTCCTACAGCTGTGACGACCTCAATCGGCTGATGGACGCGGCGGGCCTCCAGCAGGCCGTCGTCTTCGGCCACTCCATGGGCGTGCAGGTGGCGCTCGAGTTCCACCGCCGCTACCCCGAGCGTGTGAAGGGGCTCGTGCTGGTGTGCGGCAGCTACGGCACCCTGCTCAACACCTTCCACGACGGCACCCTGCTCAAGCGGCTCTTCCCCCTCATCCGCTTCACCGTGGAGAGCTTCCCCGAGCCCGTGGCCCGGCTCACCCGCTCGCTGCTCAGCACGCCGCTGGCCATGGAGGTGGCGCTGAGCGTGGAGCTCAACCGCTCCCTGCTCGCCAAGAGCGACCTCATCCCCTACTTCACCCACCTGGCCAACATGGACCCGGTCGTCTTCGTGCGCACCCTGCGCTCCGCGGCCCACCACAACGCCTGGCGCCACCTGCCCGACGTGGACGTGCCCACGCTCGTCATCGCGGGCCAGCACGACAAGTTCACCCCCGCCTGGATTTCCCGGCGCATGGCCGCCCACATCCCCGGGGCCCAGCTCCTCATGCTGCCCGAGGGCACCCATGTCGCCCCCCTGGAGTACCGCGACACCATCGAGCGCCGGGTGGAGCGCTTCTTCCGGGAACACGGGCTGACGCCCACCCCGCGCCCCTCCGCGCCGCACGCCGCCCATCCGTAGCCTGGATGCCCATGTAGTCCAGACACCTACCCACTGAGCGGGATGCCGAGGGCTGGAGCACCTGGCGGGTCGAAAGCAAGGGCCGCCAGGCCGCCCCGCGTGCAGCCACGTTGCAGGGTGGACACTCACGGCATATAAGCGCCCGCCCTTCGCGTTCCAGGAAGGTTCCTACAAGGTCCCCCCGAGGGGCCGCTGGGCGCTTTGCCCACACGACTTCTTTCGCCGGGCTTCGCGCCGCGGCACGCCCCTTCTTCATGATCGCCCGAGAGAACATCCGCAACGTCGCCATCGTCGCCCACGTCGACCATGGCAAGACCACCCTTGTCGACCACATGCTTCGCCAGGCGGGCATCTTCCGCAGCAACGAGGCCCTGACCGAACGGGTGATGGACTCGAACGACCTCGAGCGCGAGAAGGGCATCACCATTCTCGCGAAGAACACCGCCGTCACCTACAAGGGCAAGCAGATCAACATCATCGACACCCCGGGCCACGCGGACTTCGGCGGTGAGGTGGAGCGCGGTCTGCGCCTCGTGGATGGCGTCATCCTGCTGGTGGACGCCGCCGAGGGTCCCCTGCCCCAGACGCGCTTCGTGCTCAGCAAGGCGCTGGGCATGGGCCTCAAGACGGTGCTCGTCATCAACAAGATCGACCGCTCGGACGCCCGCGCCAAGGACATCCTGGATCAGGTCTACTCGCTCTACATCGACCTGGGCGCGGACGAGCACCAGCTCGAGTTCCCCGTGCTCTACACGGTCGCGCGCCAGGGCCAGGCCTCCACGAGCCTCGAGGTGCCCGGCAAGACGCTCGAGCCGCTGTTCGAGGCCATCCTCTCGCACATCTCGCCGCCCCCGGCGCCCCAGCAGGAGCAGCTGCAGCTGCTCGTGGCCAACCTGGACTACGACGACTACGTGGGCCGTCTGGCCATCGGTCGTGTGCAGGCCGGCCGCCTCACGCCCAACATGCCCGTGGCGGTGATGCGCGAGGGCGGCAAGGTCGAGCAGGGCAAGATCGTCAAGCTCTACGGCATCCAGGGCCTCAAGCGCACGGAGATCGCGGACGCGGGCCCCGGTGAGATCGTCTCCATCGCGGGCATCGAGGCCATCTCCATCGGTGACACCATCGCCGACGCGACGACGCCCGTGGCCCTGCCGCGCATCACCGTGGACGAGCCCACGATGATGATGATCTTCAAGGTCAACGATGGGCCGCTCGCGGGCAAGGAAGGCAAGTACGTCACCAGCCGCAACCTGCGCGAGCGCCTGTACCGCGAGGCCTACCGCAACGTGTCCATCCGCGTGGAGGACACCGAGACGCCGGACGCCTTCCGCGTGGTGGGCCGTGGTGAATTGCAGCTCGCGGTCATCATCGAGACCATGCGCCGCGAGGGCTACGAGCTGACGGCCTCCAATCCGGAGCCGGTGACGAAGACGATCGACGGCGTGCTCCACGAGCCCATGGAGCTGCTCTTCTGCGAC from Melittangium boletus DSM 14713 includes the following:
- a CDS encoding sugar ABC transporter permease, which codes for MSSASQPTAIDPRLIQDAPGLAGAWAGFRRRVSQGELGSLPVIVGLSAIWLTFYLANERFLSAVNLTNLMLQISAMGMISAGIVLILLLGETDLSAGAVSGLAASVMTILNVKQGWPAVPALLAGLATGAAIGLFQGTWVTRFKVPSFVATLAGSLAWQGALFSVLGSTGSVNLNNPIITGLTSTFFSAPVSWAVVVGFIALYVGTTMVERRRRATLGLPLAPIRNVATRMVIICGAVVVSVLIFTNDRGLPLATVIFAGVILLMELGLKGTRFGRHVFAVGGNAEAARRAGIRVDFIRITIFTLGSTLAAAGGMLAASRLLAVNQSSGSGDVLLNAIGAAVIGGTSLFGGRGSAWSALLGALVIGSISNGMDLLAFSSSVKFMVTGSVLLVAASIDAVSRRGRQAAGRA
- a CDS encoding cation diffusion facilitator family transporter, with the protein product MTTPPHTHDASPHTHDHAAGEACGGHGHGHGHGKPTRPPHPSLKEERRKDRNRLLGALALTGTIAVAEAVGGFMTGSLALLSDAGHMLTDISALGLGLLALWFSSKPADIKKTYGYYRLEILSALLNGVLLLGITVAILLEAWERMNSPAPVRLGPMAVVATVGLIANLVALGFLHRSHSMNVRGAFLHVLGDTLSSVGVLVGAGIMWFTGWYVVDALISALISVVIVVGAVQLVRDAVDVLLEAVPAHVDMAVLKELLLKVRGVRDVHDLHVWTISSGMYALSAHLVVEDPMVSNNDEILTAVKHELYDRFGIDHTTIQIESETYAHLGEVH
- a CDS encoding sigma 54-interacting transcriptional regulator, with amino-acid sequence MDRERHQNLQSIIMLREIIRKWWRAELHFADRHGQVLDWQRTEGLASTASACCRLVRGSREGLRRCNQSVRELHEQFLANRRLRRALVHPCHLRLNLVGAPLYVHDVYEGFLFVEGLLRAPPPERERERLQAQLREWQPGTLDVERTVERLPVLDDENLEKLTELLEYGTGEIAAYEAERTRETERAETSASPEGGAHTRFGHIIGRSAALQEVFKLLEKVSNSEATVLINGESGTGKELVARAIHVNGPRSDKAFVVQNCSAFNDNLLESALFGHMRGAFTGAVRDKKGLFEVADGGTFFLDEVGDMSPALQVKLLRVLQEGTFLPVGGTQPREVDVRVIAATHKELGEMVKRGEFREDLYYRINVIRVHLPPLRERRDDLPLLVDHFLRKHHREGQRARGLSPEALALLGRYAWPGNVRELENEMERLLVLGGDLESLPAELISGRIRDAVAPGGTSALATRATGRLHEAVETLEREMIHQGLLRTGNNKSQLARELGISRSNLILKIARYGLEPGLPPDSEADA
- a CDS encoding alpha/beta fold hydrolase; protein product: MSHFTRQDFLTVPDGAPLYYQVRGTGEPGVVLCDGLGCDGFVWKYLEPQLERDHRVLRWNYRGHGRSGLPTRRQRIGMSYSCDDLNRLMDAAGLQQAVVFGHSMGVQVALEFHRRYPERVKGLVLVCGSYGTLLNTFHDGTLLKRLFPLIRFTVESFPEPVARLTRSLLSTPLAMEVALSVELNRSLLAKSDLIPYFTHLANMDPVVFVRTLRSAAHHNAWRHLPDVDVPTLVIAGQHDKFTPAWISRRMAAHIPGAQLLMLPEGTHVAPLEYRDTIERRVERFFREHGLTPTPRPSAPHAAHP
- the typA gene encoding translational GTPase TypA, yielding MIARENIRNVAIVAHVDHGKTTLVDHMLRQAGIFRSNEALTERVMDSNDLEREKGITILAKNTAVTYKGKQINIIDTPGHADFGGEVERGLRLVDGVILLVDAAEGPLPQTRFVLSKALGMGLKTVLVINKIDRSDARAKDILDQVYSLYIDLGADEHQLEFPVLYTVARQGQASTSLEVPGKTLEPLFEAILSHISPPPAPQQEQLQLLVANLDYDDYVGRLAIGRVQAGRLTPNMPVAVMREGGKVEQGKIVKLYGIQGLKRTEIADAGPGEIVSIAGIEAISIGDTIADATTPVALPRITVDEPTMMMIFKVNDGPLAGKEGKYVTSRNLRERLYREAYRNVSIRVEDTETPDAFRVVGRGELQLAVIIETMRREGYELTASNPEPVTKTIDGVLHEPMELLFCDVPENSVGAATERLGPRKGRMVDMAQLGGGRTRLQFRIPARGLIGFRSEFLTITRGEGIMSSQFDGYEPWFGYIPKRANGAIVSDRLGETVPYALFSIQERGHLFVGAGVTIYEGMIIGEHVHPSELNVNACREKKLTNIRAAGRDENVILTPPREMGLEKALEWIADDELVEVTPKSVRMRKKALASGERYRAERDRKREERAAE